The DNA region TCGCCCGAGCATCACGGCCCAAAGCGTACAACGCGCGCAGGAATCCCCGGTTCGGCTCGTGCGACCACGGCACCGGCCCGACGCCGCGCCAACCGTTGCGGCGCAAGGCGTCCAGACCGCGATGGTAACCGGTCCGAGCATAGGCGTAGGACTCGATAGTGTTGCCTTCGGAAAACGCCTCGTCTGCCAGAATTGCCCACGGCAAGGACGACGCCGGGAAGGCCGCAGCCAAATCGACGGCCTCGTCCCCAGCGGCAAAGCGGGCTAGAAGATCAGTCTCTTCCGGAAGCAAAGTCGCATCCGGCCCGAGCAGATTTGTGCGGAATTCGTCCGACATGATCAGAACGTCTTACCGGCAGAGCCGAGCTCCTGCGCGGCTAGCACCACGCGAGCTGCTAAACCAGCTTCAGCCGAAGCACCCCAGACGCGCGGATCGTAGAGCTTCTTATTGCCAACTTCGCCGTCGATCTTCAGCACGCCGTCGTAGTTCCTCAACATGTGAGCAACCACCGGGCGCGTGTAGGCGTACTGGGCATCAGTATCGATGTTCATCTTGATTACGCCATAGGACACCGCATCGGCGATTTCCTGCGGCGTGGACCCGGACCCACCGTGGAAGACCAAGTCAAACGGATTGGCTTTGCCGAGTTTTGCGCCAACCTGTTCCTGGATGTCCTTGAGGATCTCCGGCCGGAGCTTCACATTGCCCGGCTTGTAGACGCCGTGCACATTGCCGAAGGTTAGCGCGGTGATGTAGCGACCGTTCTCGCCTGATCCCAAGGCTTCAACGGTGGCCAAACCGTCAGCCACTGTGGAGTAAAGCTTGTCGTTGATTTCATTGTCAACGCCGTCTTCCTCGCCACCGACTGCGCCAATTTCAACTTCCAGAATCATCTTGGCTGCCGAGGTGCGGGCCAAAAGTTCGCGGCCAATACGTAAGTTTTCTTCAAGCGTCTCCGCGGAACCGTCCCACATATGCGAGTTGAAAATCGGATCCTTGCCGACTTTCACCGCGGCTTCAGACTCGGCAAGCAAGGGCAAGACAAAGCCATCAAGCTTGTCTTTGGGGCAGTGATCGGTGTGCAGCGCAATGTTCACCGGGTACTTTTTAGCCACTTCACGGGCAAAAGCTGCGAAGGCAAGTGAGCCCGTCACCATGTCCTTCACTGAGGCTCCGGACCAGTAAGCTGCACCACCAGTGGATACCTGGACGATGCCGTCGGACCCAGCCTCAGCAAAGCCCTGCAAAGCCGCGTTAAGCGTTTGCGAGGAGGTGACATTTACCGCCGGGTAGGCGAATCCGCCAGCTTTGGCGCGGTCGATCATTTCTGCGTACTGATCAGGCGTAGCGATGGGCATACAGGCTCCTTGGCGTCTCTTCCGGTTGCAGGCGCCGCGCCGGGCGGCCGCCGCTCTCGCCACCATCCTAATGCGGACAACAGAGAGGGAGCCAGCGGCTCGCAATGAACCGCTGGCTCCCCCGTCATAGTTCAGCTAACAACTAGCCGGTTAGTAGGAAACTAAACCTAAGAACAAGGCCAACTTGAAGTTGACACTGCCCAAGCCAGTGACGTCGTCATAACCCTTGGTGGTTTTGAGCGAGGTGTCCTGATCCAGGGTGTTCAGGTACTTATTTCCGGAGATCGCGCTGGTGTAAGCCAGTGCGACCGGCGCCTTGGGCGGCTGCACATCGGTGAATACCGATGGCACGAGCTTGCTCAGCTTGTACAACGCCGGGTTAGCGAAGCCAGTCACCGTATGGTTGATTTGCTGCGCGACGGCGGCCTGGCCCGCAGCCAGCGGAGTGGCCAATGAGGTACCACCAATCGATTCGGTCAGATAGTCACCGGTCTGGAGCGTGTCACCATCTATGATCGGGCTCAAGCCGATGAAGAATCCGGTGTAAGGATCAGCTAGTGAGGCGAGACTCGGTGGCCGTTGGCTAACGAGTCCGGCACAATGCCCTTCTGATAAACCGGCTGATCGAAGACCGCGCTCACACCGCCACCGGCGCCGCCGCCTTGAACCGGTCCTGGTTGCGGACCAGCATAGGCTTTGCTTCCGTCAGGATTAGTGATCACCTTGTTCAACCGGTTACCCCAGCCGGTCTCGAACAAGTACCGGTTGTTCTTATCTACCTCGAGTGAAGTGCCGCCAACCGAGGTGACCCACGGTGAGCTGGCCGGGAAATCGGGCGAAGCGTAACCAAGCTTGGCAGCCTGATCCCCATTGTCTCCGCTAGAGAAGTAGAGGCCAATTCCTTCACCAGCTGCTTGCAAGTGAATATTCAGCGTGCCTTCGATTACGTCCTGAGGTAGCGCTTCGCCAACATTTCCGTAGCTATTCGACACGATGTTTGCGAGCTTGCCGTCAAGGATCTTGGACATTGCTACATCGAGGCCACCACCGCAGTTGAAACCACCGACATACAGAATGTTCGCCTCAGGAGCTGTCGTGTGAACCGAGTCGACGTCGAACGATTGCTCGCCTTGCCATCCGCTGGGGAACTGGCAGGCCGCCTCATCGCTGAACTCGGCCGGCTTGGCCCCGATATCGCGGTAGCTCTTATTGTCCATCGCAGGTAGACCGTTGTCTTTGGAGTACTGGTTGATGTCTGCGAGCATGGTCGGCGAAGCGTAGGCTGAATCGCCCCGGTGTGTCCGGAGGGTTTCTCAGACGATGAGCCTGTCGGCGGCTGCCGTGCTCTGGTAGTGATTGTAGTAGTGGTTTTCTAGCTCTACTGGTGGGATGTCTCCGCAGTACTGGTAGAGCCTTCGGTGGTTGTACCAATCGGCCCATTCAGCGGTGCCGATTTCGACTTCTTCTAGAGTCCGCCAGGGCTTGCCGGGTTTGATCAGCTCGGTCTTATAAAGCCCGTTGATGGTTTCCGCCAAGACGTTGTCGTAACTATCACCCACAGAACCGATCGAGGGGCGGATACCGGCCTGGGCCAGGCGTTCGGTGAAGGCCAAGGAGGCGTATTGAGCCCCGGCATCGTGATGATGAATCACCCCGGAAATCTCAGCCCCGGCCCGTTCACGACTCCAGATTGCCTGATTAACTGCGTTGAGCACTAGCACGGTGTTCATAGAAGCACTCGCTGACCAGCCCAGGATCCTCCGAGAGTAAGCATCGATCACGAAGGCAACATAGACCCACCCGGACCAGGTCGAAACATAGGTGAAATCAGCTACCCATAGCCGATCCGGTGCCGTTGGTGTGAAATCACGGCGGACCAAGTCTTTCGCTCGGGCTGCCTTCGAGTCTTTGATCGTGGTGCGTTTGACCTTGCCACGGACCGCACCCTGTATGCCAAGTAACCCCATGAGCCGTTCTACCGTGCACCTGGCCACCGGCACACCTTCACGGTTCATCGCCAACCAGACTTTCCTGGTGCCGTAAACCCCGTAATTAGCGGCATACACCTTCTGGATCACGGGCTTGAGCACCTCATCACGTTGTTCTCGGTGAGATCGTGTTTTATCCACCCATTCGTAGTACGTGGACGGGGTGGTCTTCACCCCGTCCCAGTAAGCACCTGGCAGATCGACTCGACACCCCACCGCAATCCATTATTCTCGCGGTGACCGGCATGGTCCTTGATGTATTTCACGATCAGTGTTGTGGCGGTCGAGTTCGACCGCGAAAAAAGCTGAAGCACTCCGAAGGATCGCGTTCGCCCGTTTCAGCTCAGCGTTCTCACGCCGTAACCGTTTCAGCTCGGCCGATTCCGTGCTCGTTGTTCCAGTTCTAGTACCAACATCGATCTCGGCTTGCCGGACCCATTTACGCACCGTTTCCGGCACACCCACACCCAAAAGCTGGGCAACTTTTTGCATCGCCGCCCACTCCGAAGACGCACCCTCCATCTCCGCCACCATGCGCACCGTACGATCCTTCAACTCCTGCGGATACCGTGTCGTAGTTTTCCCTGCCATGTCCTGATCCTCTCAAACAAGAAAGTCTCCGGACACACCGGGGCGATTCATCCGTTCAACAGACCGGCCCGTTCGCGCATTCCCACCAAGCCCATGCCGCCAGCATGTTGCGTGGGACTTGGCGTGGTAGCGGGTTCGTTATGCACGCTCAATAGAATCGACTCAGGACTAAACGTCAAGATAAGCCGCACGGCGGCGTCCGGCGCGTATTTCTGAGCATTTGTTAGTGCCTCTTGCGCCGCTCGGATGAGCGTCTGCACGGTCTCTACCGGGACAGGCCATTGCTGCCCCGAGACCCTGAACTCCGCTCGCGCACTCGTTGCCATTGCAGCTAAGGAATCGGCAAGCGGTAGGGTATCTTCGCGCAGCGCCTGGACTGCGCGGCGCGTCTCGGCCATCCCGCCAACGGCCAGCGAGCGCGCCTTGAGCACGGCCTGATTCGCTTCGCTTTTCACGTCCGCGCTGATGCAAGGCATCTGCCATATCCAGCTGCAAAGCAATTCCCGAAAGTGAATGGCCGACGACGTCGTGAATGTCCCGGGCGATTCTGGCCCGTTCGGTCAAGGCTGCCTCGCGCGCCTCGGCATCGGCAGCACGCCGTGATTCGTTGAATGCGAGCCTCGCTTGATAAAAGGCTTCCCGCCCATTGCGTTCTGCGAGTCCGGCATAAACCGGCAGACCAACAGCAAGGGCCGTCCAGGTCATCGGAATTCCAGACTGGCCAGCCGGGCCAACCATGATTGACGCACCCACGCAGA from Renibacterium salmoninarum ATCC 33209 includes:
- a CDS encoding histidine kinase dimerization/phosphoacceptor domain-containing protein produces the protein MSTTSELRTPWSHTFRDRLIRPFSLLVLTGGSLAQQWTGSGTADPRFWIGFWPVVLIFAATMFPWTRLPQWSQVALLTLLVVLAGVLFALSTHLLAIVYAFLVSGIVGERLASRRAAIILALLNTLICVGASIMVGPAGQSGIPMTWTALAVGLPVYAGLAERNGREAFYQARLAFNESRRAADAEAREAALTERARIARDIHDVVGHSLSGIALQLDMADALHQRGREKRSESGRAQGALAGRWRDGRDAPRSPGAARRYPTACRFLSCNGNECASGVQGLGAAMACPGRDRADAHPSGARGTNKCSEIRAGRRRAAYLDV
- the fbaA gene encoding class II fructose-bisphosphate aldolase — protein: MPIATPDQYAEMIDRAKAGGFAYPAVNVTSSQTLNAALQGFAEAGSDGIVQVSTGGAAYWSGASVKDMVTGSLAFAAFAREVAKKYPVNIALHTDHCPKDKLDGFVLPLLAESEAAVKVGKDPIFNSHMWDGSAETLEENLRIGRELLARTSAAKMILEVEIGAVGGEEDGVDNEINDKLYSTVADGLATVEALGSGENGRYITALTFGNVHGVYKPGNVKLRPEILKDIQEQVGAKLGKANPFDLVFHGGSGSTPQEIADAVSYGVIKMNIDTDAQYAYTRPVVAHMLRNYDGVLKIDGEVGNKKLYDPRVWGASAEAGLAARVVLAAQELGSAGKTF
- a CDS encoding peptidase; amino-acid sequence: MLADINQYSKDNGLPAMDNKSYRDIGAKPAEFSDEAACQFPSGWQGEQSFDVDSVHTTAPEANILYVGGFNCGGGLDVAMSKILDGKLANIVSNSYGNVGEALPQDVIEGTLNIHLQAAGEGIGLYFSSGDNGDQAAKLGYASPDFPASSPWVTSVGGTSLEVDKNNRYLFETGWGNRLNKVITNPDGSKAYAGPQPGPVQGGGAGGGVSAVFDQPVYQKGIVPDSLANGHRVSPH
- a CDS encoding DUF3151 domain-containing protein, whose translation is MSDEFRTNLLGPDATLLPEETDLLARFAAGDEAVDLAAAFPASSLPWAILADEAFSEGNTIESYAYARTGYHRGLDALRRNGWRGVGPVPWSHEPNRGFLRALYALGRDARAIGEAEEAERITVFLNDSDPKAIAALEG
- a CDS encoding peptidase: MSPIIDGDTLQTGDYLTESIGGTSLATPLAAGQAAVAQQINHTVTGFANPALYKLSKLVPSVFTDVQPPKAPVALAYTSAISGNKYLNTLDQDTSLKTTKGYDDVTGLGSVNFKLALFLGLVSY